The Candidatus Ancaeobacter aquaticus genome contains the following window.
ATTCTCGATATTTTAATATAAAGTATAATAGAAAAGGACCTCTCTGGATGGGAAGATTTAAACGAGTGTTGGTTCAGACTGATGAACAGCTCTTGCATCTTACTCGATATGTACACCTTAATCCGGTTACTTCGCATCTAGTTGATGCGCCCGAAGAGTGGCGTAATTCTTCGTATGATGAGTATCTTTGCCGCTCGGACGAAAAAGTATGCAGGTATGGTGATCTTTTAGATGTTAGACCCGAAGAGTATAAAGAGTTTGTTAATGATAATATTTCGTATCAACGTGAACGGGCTCAGTTAAAGAAATTGGTTTTTGAATAAGAAGAGTATCCCGTGCTTCGCCACCGCGTAGGTGGAACAGCCCTTGATCCACCTACGCGGTGGCGAAGCACGAGGTGGAGATAGACAATGAAAACTGATCCGCAAACAGAAATAGAGATTATCGGTATCTTACGTCAATTTGCCGAGGCGTATTCTGACAGGGATATTGATTGGCTTATGTCATTTTTTGCTGAAGATCAGGATGTTGTGTTTATTGGACCCGGAGTTGATGAAAAGTGCATAGGGCAGGATGAGATCGAGGAGCAACTGACTCGTGAATGGGCGGAGACAGAAAACGCACATTTTGAGATCGGCTGGATAATGGTTTCAGGCTGTGACAATGTTGCGTGGGTAGCCGCTGATATTGTTGGTTCGGCAACAATTGGCAAAGAACAAGTACTCGTAAATGGTAGGCTCACTGCTGTATTAGAAAAACGTGTAGATAAGTGGTTTTGGACGCAGGGACATTTCTCTCTTCCGGTAACTGCTGAATAATAATACCTATAATAAGGAGGGATAATGATTAAAAAGATCACGACATTACTCGGTAAAGATGCTGATAGCTTTTTAAAGCATGAATGTAAAACCATATCAAAAGACATGATACATGTTCCTGGTCCTGATTTTATAGACCAAAACTTTCTTCAAACTGACCGATCGATCAATGTC
Protein-coding sequences here:
- a CDS encoding nuclear transport factor 2 family protein → MKTDPQTEIEIIGILRQFAEAYSDRDIDWLMSFFAEDQDVVFIGPGVDEKCIGQDEIEEQLTREWAETENAHFEIGWIMVSGCDNVAWVAADIVGSATIGKEQVLVNGRLTAVLEKRVDKWFWTQGHFSLPVTAE